Genomic segment of Borreliella spielmanii:
GCACTACTACTGGAGAAGCACAAATAGCTGCAATAAATTTACCCTTAGCATTCATATCTTTTAAAATTAAATCCAATTCTTTTGAATTAAAAAGATTAGTAGACCCAGGCATACCCCCGGGAAGAATTATTAAATCAAAACAATTTTCCTTACAGTTTGATATTACATCATCTGTTGAAAAAGAAACGCCTTTTGAACTTGTCACAACATTGCTATCATTTACACTGATAACTTGAACATTAACATTACCCCGTCTTAAAATATCAATCGGGATTATAGCCTCAATATCTTCAAAGCCATTTGCAAGAATAATTCCTACTACCATATACAACCTCTAATGCTGATGGAGGGACTTGAACCCACGACAACTCGGATATGAGCCGAGTGCTCTAACCAACTGAGCTACATCAGCTTAAACTTTTATTAAGTGTATAAATTCAACAATGCTTTGTCAATGTTATTATTTAAAGCATTATTATAAAGTATAATACAAAATGATTTGCTAATAAACATATATCTAATTTAGCATTTATTATTTGTATGGTTAAATGAAAAGAAATTTTTATCTTATTATCCTTTTTATAGCTAACAATTGCTTTTCCATTGATTTTTGGGACACGATGGAAAAAGAAAAACTAATACATGAAATGGTAAGTAAAATGCAAGATCATGAGCTACTAGGACAAATGTTCATGATAAGCTATCCAAATCAATCAATAACAAATTTTGTTCTTGATTTTATAAGTAAAAAGAATCTTGGGGGAATTAAAATTTTTGGATGGAATGCAAAAAATTTAAAAAAATTAACAGAAAGTATTAATAAAGCTCAAAAAACATCTCAAAATAATAAATTTAAAATTCCTTTATTTGTAGCAACAGATCAAGAAGGGGGATTGGCGAACCACATAAAACCACATACATCAGAAACAATTGGTAATCTTGGAATTACAGCATCTCTGTCTTCAAAAGATTCTTATAATACAGGGTATTATATAGCACAAGAATTAAGTCGGCTTGGAATAAATTTAAATTTTGCACCCATAGTAGATATATATAGCGACGAAAATAATTTCGCAATAGGTCCAAGAACATATTCAGATAACCCTAAAATAGTATCACTTCTTTCTCTGGCCTTTTACAAAGGACAAAAACAAGGAGGAATAATTTCTACTGCAAAGCATTTTCCAGGACACGGCAATACTACTCTTGACTCCCATATAAATATTCCAATAATAAATTCTAATTTATTAGAAATAAACTTAAATGAACTTATGCCATATAAAATATTAATACAAGAAAACATCCCGGTAATAATGACAGGCCATCTAGCATATCCAAATCTTACAAATGGAGAAAATATTCCTGCATCATCCTCAACAAAAATAATCAAAGACATACTAAGAAAAAGATTAAAATATAATAATATAATAATTACTGATGACCTATTAATGAGCGCAGCAAAATACAATAATGAAAGTATCTACAATACAATTGAAAGAATAGTTAGAACTAAAAGTGACATTTTTTTAATATCTTTAAATGAAAATATACAAAAAAATGCTTACAATATGCTGTTAAACTTAATGAAAAAAGATTTAGAAATAAAAAACAATATTATTGAATCTAATAAAAGAATATTAAGAGTTAAATTGACATACTTAAAAGAAAATATAAACAAATCTAATCTTTATCCTAATTTCAATAAAGATGAGAAAATATATTCAAAAGAAGGTGAAAAATTTTTCGAACAAAGCACATTAAGGGGTATTACAAAAGTAAGAATAAAAAAAGAAATATCTAAAACTAAAAAAACCCTTATAATATCTCCTTACTATAAAATGATTGCAGAAGGCAAAAAAATATTTCAAAATACATATGCTTATTATTATAACTATTATCCCTTAAACGAGATTAATCTCCAAAAACTCGACGAAATTAAAAAATTAATTAAAAGTTTTGAACAAGTTATCTTTAACTTATCAACACCAGGAAGCTTGAAATATTTAGAAAATTTAAAAGAATACAAAGATAGAATAAGTGTAATTGTATCTCTTACCCCTCAACACATCAAAAAATTAAATTGGATAAAAAACATAGTAATTATTTATGGAACAACACCTCTGGCATTTAAATCTGGATTCTTAACACTCACTAAAGACTTTAATCCAAAAGGAACTATTCCTTTAAGGAATGTTATAAATAAATATTATCCTTAATGTATGCTAGCATTCGATTTTTTACAATCTCTAGGGAACCTTGTTTAATTCTAAACCCACTAGCATTTTTATGCCCCCCACCTCCAAAATCTTCTGCCAATTTTCCAACATTAAAAGAATCTTTAGATCTTAGTCCAACTATAATCGAACCATCCTCCATTTCTTTTAAAATACCTAAAATTTCATTATTCTCAACATTACTTAAAATCATATAAAAAAGTTCATTAACCCCAATAACGCTACCATCTTTGCTAAAAGTAGAAAAAGATAAAGATGTAAACAAAACCTTTCCATTCCAATAAGATTCAAGACTGTTTAACATTAACTTGAGAGTTTCTATTGATTTCAAGCTTTTAGTTGCTTCTATATAGCTATAAACTTCTTTAAGACTTATTCCTTTTGAAACCAATCTTGCAACCATTTCAAAAGGCTCTGGATCACTTCTTGAAATAAATTTAAAAAAACCAGTATCAGTACAAAATCCCACTAAAATATACCAGGCCTCTTCTTTTGTAAGATCATACCCAAACTCTCTTATTAATTTTTCAATTAAAAAAGTAGTAGAGGGTGCAAAAGGATCAATATAACCTACACATTTTAATTTCTCACCAGACATATGATGATCAATTACTAAAATAGGCATATCCTTTACATAAAATATAAATTCATCACCTATTCTATCTAAAATTGAGCAATCTAAAATAATAACCGAATAATCTGAAAGCTCAATATTAGGCCATTCAGATAAAAATTTATCCCTAAAGGGAATTATTTCTTTTCTAACAAAAGGACCTTCATTTAATAAAATAGAATTTTTACCAATTCTTGAGAGAAAAGACGATAAAGCTAAAGACGAACCTATACAATCAAAATCAGGATCTTTGTGCCCAATAATAATAAAATTATTATACTTTTTAATAAAATTAATAACATCCCTCATAATAAAATTCAAAAACCTTCCGCAAAACAAGTTTTTAGCTTATTTTACATTGACTATATTACAATATTTCAATAAAATAAACCACAAGAGTTAATAAAATATAACGGGGGAGAAATTTGTGAAAAAACCAAAACAAGAAGATATTAATAAAGCATTTTATATGGCAGAAAAAGCAAGAAACAATTCATATTCTCCATATTCAAAATTCAAAGTAGGTGCCTGCATTAAGACTGAAACAAACGATTTTTTTATTGGAACAAATGTTGAGAATGCAAGCTTTGGAGCAACTTGTTGCGCAGAAAGAAACGCTATTTCAAATATGATTGTAAAAATTGGTGTACAAACAATAGATTTTTTATTACTTAACACAAGCCCTGAAGCTATTCCATGTGCTATATGCCTACAAGTAATGACAGAATTTTTTGATCAAAATACAAAAATAATAATAACAGAATCTAATTCATTTAATGAAAACAAAATGCCAACAAAAATTTATACATTAAAAGATTTGCTTAAAGTTCCTTTTGATCAAAAAGAGCTACAAAGAGTAACACAATAGCAACTTGCAAAAGTTAAATTAATCTAATATCTTTAGAGAAATTACAGCGCTTGCAAGCCTATTTAATTTGTCGCTTTCAAGAGTATTGGCAGATAAATCAAATACATTTAAAATAAGTTTTTTCTCATCAGCATTAAAATCATATTCTAAGTTTTCAAATAATAAAAAGTTAATAATTGGAATAAATTTTTCCACAAAGCTGTATAAATTATTATTAAAATCATAAGCTTCATAATAATAATTGAATATATCCTCTAATGACTTTCTGTCAAACTCTTTTAAAATATCACAAAAAATCTTTTTAAGATTCTCAATTAAACTGTGTAAATTGCTACTATTTAAAATAAGTTTTTTACATTTTTTAACAAAAAAATCTGCTTGCCGCATAAAATATTCCTCACTTTTATCTTAACAAATCAAGATTGAGCTTGAATTTAATAAATGATAAAATGTAGCATTAATACTGCATTAACAAAATTATGCAACAACTAGGAGAATGTTACAATTATGGTCAAGGTAATAAGTTTAAAAAACATTCATAAATTTGATTATTTAAAACTAGATCCTTTACAAAAAGAAGATGTCTACATCGTTTATATTGAAAATAATTCAAAATTAATTGCAAATCTTAAAACAAAAGCAAAAGGCAATCAAATTGAACTAATTCATTTTTATATTAGTGATGATTTTAAATCAGAAGGTATAGAAAGAATACTGATTAGCAATTTAATTCATTATGGTAAAAAAAATAAATTTAAAACAATTTCATGCAAAATTAGTGAAATACAAGAAGAGCTTTTAAGTTTGGGATTTGAAAACAAAGATTCTCAATATAAAAAAGAATTAGCATCTGAAATAGAAGAAGATAAATTTGTAATGGGAATAGGAATAATCTCTATATTTACCGAAGTAGCATCAATATCTTCCAAGCTTACTGTTGGAATACTGTTTAACTCATTTGCACTTATTGCTGACGCTTTCCATGTCATGGCCGACTTTGTTTTATCTACAATAACTTACTTTAGTTTAAAAATTACAAGCAAACCTGAAACCATTTACTATCCTCATGGGCACAAACTAATGGAAAGCTTAATAGCTTTTATCATGGGAATAATCATACTAATGGCGGGATTTACACTATTTTTAAATACAACCGGATTAAATAAATTTATAACTCTTGGAGGAGAGTCTGGATTTAATCTGCACATACACCAAAACAAAAATAAAAATGATAATATACATGAAGATGACCATGGTCACTCGCACGACAACGACAACAACAACAACCACAACCACAACCACAACCACAACGAAGAAGACAAAAAAAATATACTAGAAATATTTTCAAATAAATCCCTTAAAAAAAGCTTATGGATACCAATGATCCCCTTCATTTTTTTTATAGTGAAAATAATAGAATATTTAACAAAATTCCAAATAGGAAAAAGATATAATAATCAACTTCTCTTAGCATTAGCTTCAGCTGATAAAAACTGCATATTCTCGCATGGCGGGATTACACTAAGCTTACTACTTGCAACTTACATGTGGAGTGGCTTTGACAAAATTATGTCTATATTTATTGGCTTTATCATAATAAAAGAGGGGCTTAACGTAATAATAAATAACGCAAACAATTTACTCTCAAAACAAAATATAGATCTTAAAAGAAGCGTAAAAGACACATTAAAAAATTTACATACAAACTTTAAAACACTAAATTTCCATAATCAAGGCAACAAACTTGTGCTTTATATCAAAATAAATTTAAATTCAGAAAATGACTTTCAAAGTTTCATAAATAAAACAGAAAATATTAGAAAAATAATAAAACAAGAATATAAAGAAATAAATGATATACATTTCTTAGTTTGATTAAATTAATAACAAATAAATAATTGACACTTATAATAAAGTTGTGTTAACATTTTAAACTGTAAGACGCAGGGTAGAGCAGTTGGTAGCTCGTCGGGCTCATAACCCGAAGGTCATAGGTTCGAGTCCTATCCCTGCTATATTTTATTTTTAATATGTGAGGAATTGATGAATAGGAAACAAATAGCTAAAGGTAAGTTGGTAAGGAGATTTGGCATTAACATTTTTGAGCAGCCAAAATATGACAAAATCCTTAAAAAAAAGCCACATCCTCCTGGAATGCATGGAAAAGCCAGAAAAGCTAAGATCACAGAATATGGAAAACAATTGATAGAAAAACAAAAGATAAAATTTACTTACGGCGTAAGCGAAAGACAATTAACCAACACTTTTAAAGAAGCTAAAAAACATCACGGTGTCACCGGGGACAACTTACTCTCAATACTTGAGAGAAGAATTGACAATGTTGTATATAGAGCTGGATTTGCAATCTCAAGAGCACATGCAAGGCAAA
This window contains:
- a CDS encoding DJ-1 family glyoxalase III: MVVGIILANGFEDIEAIIPIDILRRGNVNVQVISVNDSNVVTSSKGVSFSTDDVISNCKENCFDLIILPGGMPGSTNLFNSKELDLILKDMNAKGKFIAAICASPVVVLAAKGLLGLNKFTCYPGLEKNVLDGEFVDKNVVRSNNFITSKGVGTSFEFAFTLLEIVKGRQIMENVKKATLLCES
- a CDS encoding glycoside hydrolase family 3 N-terminal domain-containing protein, which encodes MEKEKLIHEMVSKMQDHELLGQMFMISYPNQSITNFVLDFISKKNLGGIKIFGWNAKNLKKLTESINKAQKTSQNNKFKIPLFVATDQEGGLANHIKPHTSETIGNLGITASLSSKDSYNTGYYIAQELSRLGINLNFAPIVDIYSDENNFAIGPRTYSDNPKIVSLLSLAFYKGQKQGGIISTAKHFPGHGNTTLDSHINIPIINSNLLEINLNELMPYKILIQENIPVIMTGHLAYPNLTNGENIPASSSTKIIKDILRKRLKYNNIIITDDLLMSAAKYNNESIYNTIERIVRTKSDIFLISLNENIQKNAYNMLLNLMKKDLEIKNNIIESNKRILRVKLTYLKENINKSNLYPNFNKDEKIYSKEGEKFFEQSTLRGITKVRIKKEISKTKKTLIISPYYKMIAEGKKIFQNTYAYYYNYYPLNEINLQKLDEIKKLIKSFEQVIFNLSTPGSLKYLENLKEYKDRISVIVSLTPQHIKKLNWIKNIVIIYGTTPLAFKSGFLTLTKDFNPKGTIPLRNVINKYYP
- a CDS encoding DHH family phosphoesterase, yielding MRDVINFIKKYNNFIIIGHKDPDFDCIGSSLALSSFLSRIGKNSILLNEGPFVRKEIIPFRDKFLSEWPNIELSDYSVIILDCSILDRIGDEFIFYVKDMPILVIDHHMSGEKLKCVGYIDPFAPSTTFLIEKLIREFGYDLTKEEAWYILVGFCTDTGFFKFISRSDPEPFEMVARLVSKGISLKEVYSYIEATKSLKSIETLKLMLNSLESYWNGKVLFTSLSFSTFSKDGSVIGVNELFYMILSNVENNEILGILKEMEDGSIIVGLRSKDSFNVGKLAEDFGGGGHKNASGFRIKQGSLEIVKNRMLAYIKDNIYL
- the cdd gene encoding cytidine deaminase, with translation MKKPKQEDINKAFYMAEKARNNSYSPYSKFKVGACIKTETNDFFIGTNVENASFGATCCAERNAISNMIVKIGVQTIDFLLLNTSPEAIPCAICLQVMTEFFDQNTKIIITESNSFNENKMPTKIYTLKDLLKVPFDQKELQRVTQ
- a CDS encoding cation diffusion facilitator family transporter encodes the protein MVKVISLKNIHKFDYLKLDPLQKEDVYIVYIENNSKLIANLKTKAKGNQIELIHFYISDDFKSEGIERILISNLIHYGKKNKFKTISCKISEIQEELLSLGFENKDSQYKKELASEIEEDKFVMGIGIISIFTEVASISSKLTVGILFNSFALIADAFHVMADFVLSTITYFSLKITSKPETIYYPHGHKLMESLIAFIMGIIILMAGFTLFLNTTGLNKFITLGGESGFNLHIHQNKNKNDNIHEDDHGHSHDNDNNNNHNHNHNHNEEDKKNILEIFSNKSLKKSLWIPMIPFIFFIVKIIEYLTKFQIGKRYNNQLLLALASADKNCIFSHGGITLSLLLATYMWSGFDKIMSIFIGFIIIKEGLNVIINNANNLLSKQNIDLKRSVKDTLKNLHTNFKTLNFHNQGNKLVLYIKINLNSENDFQSFINKTENIRKIIKQEYKEINDIHFLV
- the rpsD gene encoding 30S ribosomal protein S4; protein product: MNRKQIAKGKLVRRFGINIFEQPKYDKILKKKPHPPGMHGKARKAKITEYGKQLIEKQKIKFTYGVSERQLTNTFKEAKKHHGVTGDNLLSILERRIDNVVYRAGFAISRAHARQIVSHGIIILNGRRVTIPSIILRANDQIQIKEKDSLKKLIRSNIEKTSSLRNLPTWIEVNADNLNIKVKHAPSRDEIPTLANEQMVVEYYSKRA